The following are encoded together in the Salvia hispanica cultivar TCC Black 2014 chromosome 6, UniMelb_Shisp_WGS_1.0, whole genome shotgun sequence genome:
- the LOC125194201 gene encoding transcription elongation factor SPT6 homolog, whose amino-acid sequence MAGKNVISDDEDEIGVEEEERDEVPYGDRGGDRNDDDEEDDEEVRDEYEKDGFIVDDIEEGEDEEEDQVDSDEEQKKRKRKKRDQFMLDEDDYELLQESNISVNRPKLESKKFKRLKKARQDAQEDPSRFSDEEEFNGSGNARRTGEEKLKHSFVGDDYGQPLEDIAEEDGQLEEEEDADIGEEDEMADFIVDEEDVDEHGAPVRRKKPKKSRQRPGISSSALQEAHEIFGDVEDLLRLRKIDVRDSFGETSERSLEDQFDPSVLSEKYMTEKDDQIREIDIPERIQISEGSTGHPPTDEFSVKMETEWICNQLISGVLPFFNRSGIHDEMKRHIARFLELIHVQKLDVPFIAMYRKEEILSLLKDPTEPEAGIENDINQKPALKWHQVLWAIQDLDQKWLLLLKRKIALQSYYTKRFEEEKRRVYDETRLRLNEHLFQSITKSLEAVDSEREVDDVDSKFNLHFPTGEAVLDEGQFKRPKRKSHYSSCSKAGLWEVASKFGYSSEQFGLQISLEKMRMDELEDVKETPAEMASNFTCTMFETPQAVLKGARHMAAVEISFEPCVRKHVRSIFMDNAVVSASPTPDGNTAIDSFHQFYGIKWLRDKPLNRFEDAQWLLIQKAEEEKLLQVSIKLPEVVLDKLISDSNDYYLSDGVSKSAQLWNEQRKLILNDALNNYLLSSMEKEARSLLTSRAKSWLLSDYGRLLWDKVSVAPYQRKENDVSSDEETAPRVMACCWGPGKPATTFVMLDSSGEVLDVLHAGSISIHGQSGNEQQRKRNDQQRVRKFMMDHQPHIVVLGATNLSCTRLKDRIYEIMFKMVEDNPRDVGYEMDNLNVVFCDESLPHLYENSRISVDQLPSQEGIIRRAVGLGRHLQNPLAMVATLCGPGKEILSWKLNPLDNFLTPDEKYGMVEQVMVDVTNQVGLDINLAASHEWLFAPLQFISGLGPRKAASLQRSLVRAGAIFTRKDLLQSHGLGKKVFINAVGFLRVRRSGLTSSSSQFIDLLDDTRVHPESYILAQDLAKDIYLEDGNDDANDDDDVLEMAIEHVREKPHLLRAVDVHEYAVQKNHLNKKETLNDIRLELMEGFQDRRSPFAEPCQDELFHMMTGETEETLSEGRIVQATVRNVQAQRASCVLESGLTGILSKEDYMDDWRNIHDLSNKLRDGDILTCRIKSIQKNRYQVVLTCRGSDMRSNRYQSHRMTDPYYHEERSTLQTVQEKARKEKELAKKCFKPRMIVHPHFQNITPDAAIKFLADKDPGESVIRPSSRGLSILTLTMKVYDGVYANTLIEEGGKEHGDITSLLRIGKTLKIRKDTFEDLDEVMDRYVDPLVAHLKSMLNHRKFRTGTRSEIEELLRIEKAEDPSKSVYCFGISHEHPGLFILTYIVHDSNPQHEFIGLYPQGFSLCNRMCKDIDRLSNYFKKLITGARDPAQSLPSVAAMVPMRSPAMV is encoded by the exons ATGGCCGGAAAAAATGTGATCTCCGACGATGAAG ATGAGATCGGagtcgaagaagaagaaagagacgAGGTGCCTTATGGAGACCGAGGTGGTGATCGTAACGATGACGATGAAGAAGACGATG AGGAAGTACGGGATGAATATGAAAAGGATGGATTTATAGTGGACGATATCGAGGAAGGAGAGGATGAGGAAGAAGATCAAGTTGATAGTGATGAGGAGCAGAAGAAAAGGAAACGAAAGAAAAg GGATCAATTCATGCTTGATGAGGATGATTACGAACTCCTCCAGGAAAGCAATATATCTGTCAATCGTCCAAAGCTT GAGAGTAAGAAGTTTAAGAGACTGAAAAAGGCTAGACAGGATGCACAAGAAGATCCGTCCAGGTTTTCAGATGAAGAAGAATTTAATGGAAGTGGGAATGCTAGGCGTACTGGTGAGGAGAAGCTCAAGCATAGCTTTGTTGGTGATGATTATG GGCaacctcttgaggatattgcAGAGGAGGATGGACagcttgaagaagaagaggatgcAGACATTGGCGAGGAGGATGAGATGGCTGATTTTATTGTTGACGAAGAAGATGTTGATGAGCATGGAGCCCCTGTGAG GAGAAAGAAACCAAAGAAAAGCAGACAGCGCCCAGGGATTTCTTCATCCGCACTCCAGGAAGCACATGAAATTTTTGGTGATGTTGAAGACCTGCTTAGGCTGCGGAAGATAGATGTGAGGGACAGCTTTGGTGAAACTAGCGAAAGGAGTCTTGAAGATCAGTTTGATCCTAGTGTACTTTCTGAAAAGTACATGACAGAAAAGGATGATCAAATTCGGGAAATCGATATTCCTGAAAGAATACAG ATATCTGAAGGAAGTACAGGCCACCCCCCAACAGATGAGTTTAGTGTCAAAATGGAGACCGAGTGGATATGCAATCAACTTATCAGTGGTGTGCTACCTTTTTTCAACAGGAGTGGTATTCATGATGAGATGAAGCGGCATATAGCTAGATTCTTGGAGTTGATTCACGTTCAGAAGTTAGAT GTCCCATTCATTGCCATGTACAGGAAAGAGGAAATATTAAGCCTTTTAAAGGATCCAACTGAACCTGAAGCTGGTattgaaaatgatattaaccaaAAGCCTGCACTGAAGTGGCACCAG GTTCTTTGGGCAATTCAGGACTTGGATCAGAAGTGGCTTCTTCttctgaaaagaaaaattgctcTTCAGTCATACTACACTAAGCGGtttgaagaagagaaaagaagagTGTACGATGAGACACGCCTAAGATTAAATGAACATCTCTTTCAATCAATCACTAAGTCGCTCGAAGCTGTTGATTCAGAGAGAGAAGTGGATGATGTAGactcaaaatttaatttgcatttccCTACAGGGGAAGCTGTCCTAGATGAAGGGCAGTTTAAAAGACCAAAGAGAAAATCACATTACAGCAGTTGTAGCAAAGCTGGGCTGTGGGAGGTTGCAAGCAAATTTGGTTACAGCTCTGAGCAATTTGGTTTGCAGATATCTCTGGAGAAAATG AGAATGGATGAATTGGAGGATGTTAAGGAAACACCAGCGGAAATGGCTTCTAATTTCACCTGTACAATGTTTGAGACACCTCAAGCAGTGTTGAAAGGTGCAAGGCACATG GCTGCAGTTGAGATTAGCTTTGAACCCTGTGTTCGGAAACATGTCCGCAGTATCTTTATGGACAACGCAGTAGTGTCAGCTAGTCCTACACCTGATGGAAACACAGCTATTGATTCTTTTCACCAGTTTTATGGAATTAAGTGGTTGAGGGACAAACCACTTAACAGATTTGAGGATGCTCAATGGCTTTTGATTCAGAAAGCTGAGGAGGAGAAGCTTTTGCAAGTTTCTATAAAGCTGCCTGAAGTAGTCCTTGATAAGTTAATAAGCGACTCGAATGATTATTATTTGAGTGATGGTGTAAGTAAATCTGCGCAGTTATGGAATGAGCAAAGGAAACTGATTCTTAATGATGCATTAAACAATTATCTTCTTTCTTCAATGGAAAAAGAAGCAAGATCACTGCTGACAAGTAGAGCAAAATCATGGCTACTCTCAGATTATGGGAGGCTATTGTGGGATAAAGTATCTGTTGCACCATACCAACGGAAAGAAAATGATGTCAGTTCTGATGAAGAAACTGCACCCAGGGTTATGGCTTGCTGTTGGGGCCCTGGAAAGCCAGCGACAACCTTTGTGATGTTGGATTCATCTGGAGAAGTTTTGGATGTATTGCATGCCGGTTCCATCAGCATTCACGGCCAAAGTGGCAATGAACAGCAACGTAAAAGAAATGATCAGCAGAGAGTGCGAAAGTTTATGATGGACCATCAACCACATATTGTAGTTTTAGGAGCTACTAATTTGTCTTGTACACGGTTGAAGGATAGAATATATGAG ATAATGTTCAAGATGGTGGAAGATAATCCTCGAGATGTTGGCTATGAGATGGATAATCTGAATGTTGTCTTTTGCGATGAATCTCTTCCGCATCTGTATGAAAATTCACGCATCTCAGTTGATCAGCTTCCTTCACAAGAAG GTATCATTAGACGTGCTGTGGGTCTTGGACGTCATCTTCAGAACCCTTTAGCAATGGTTGCCACATTGTGTGGGCCGGGTAAAGAGATATTATCTTGGAAGCTTAATCCTTTGGACAACTTTCTTACTCCTGATGAGAAGTATGGAATGGTTGAACAAGTGATGGTTGATGTAACTAACCAGGTGGGCCTTGATATTAATCTGGCCGCCAGTCATGAATGGTTATTTGCCCCTCTACAATTTATTTCTGGGCTTGGTCCCAGAAAAGCAGCTTCTCTCCAGAGGTCCCTAGTAAGAGCAGGTGCCATCTTCACTAGGAAAGACCTGTTGCAATCTCATGGGCTtggaaaaaaagtttttattaatGCAGTTGGCTTCCTCCGAGTGCGACGTAGCGGATTGACTTCCAGTAGTAGTCAATTTATTGATCTGTTAGATGACACCAGAGTTCATCCGGAATCATACATTCTCGCACAAGATTTGGCCAAGGATATTTATCTGGAGGATGGGAATGATGATGCAAATGATGACGACGATGTCCTGGAAATGGCAATCGAGCATGTCAGGGAAAAACCACATTTACTGAGAGCTGTAGATGTTCATGAATATGCTGTACAGAAAAATCATCTGAACAAGAAAGAAACCCTTAACGATATTAGATTGGAATTGATGGAAGGCTTTCAGGATCGTCGTAGTCCATTTGCAGAACCATGTCAGGATGAGCTGTTTCACATGATGACCGGTGAGACTGAAGAGACACTCTCTGAAGGAAGAATTGTGCAGGCCACGGTTCGAAACGTACAAGCTCAGAGAGCAAGTTGTGTCCTTGAATCTGGATTAACTGGCATCCTCAGTAAGGAGGATTATATGGATGATTGGAGGAATATCCATGATTTAAGCAATAAGCTGCGCGATGGTGATATTTTGACTTGCAGAATTAAATCAATTCAGAAGAACCGCTATCAGGTGGTTTTAACTTGTAGAGGAAGTGATATGAGGAGTAACCGATATCAGAGTCACAGAATGACAGATCCTTACTATCATGAAGAACGCAGCACTTTGCAAACTGTGCAGGAAAAAGCTCGCAAGGAGAAGGAGCTTGCTAAGAAGTGTTTCAAGCCGAGGATGATCGTTCATCCACACTTCCAAAATATAACGCCTGATGCAGCGATAAAG TTTTTGGCTGACAAGGATCCTGGTGAAAGTGTCATACGTCCTAGTTCTCGTGGACTATCAATTTTGACATTGACGATGAAAGTTTATGATGGGGTATACGCTAACACTCTCATTGAAGAAGGTGGAAAAGAGCATGGGGATATCACCAGCTTGCTTCGAATAGGGAAAACACTGAAAATCAGAAAGGATACATTTGAAGATCTTGATGAG GTAATGGATCGTTATGTGGATCCACTGGTAGCTCATTTGAAGTCCATGCTGAATCACCGGAAGTTCCGGACGGGTACCAGAAGTGAAATTGAAGAGCTCCTCAGAATTGAAAAGGCTGAGGATCCTAGTAAAAGTGTATATTGCTTTGGAATATCTCATGAGCATCCTGGCCTATTCATCTTGACTTACATAGTACATGATTCTAATCCTCAGCATGAGTTCATAGGTCTCTATCCGCAGGGATTTAGTTTATGTAATCGAATGTGCAAGGATATTGACCGTCTTTCgaattattttaagaaacttATCACTGGCGCACGTGATCCTGCTCAGTCGCTACCATCAGTTGCTGCTATGGTGCCAATGAGGAGTCCTGCTATGGTATAA
- the LOC125194202 gene encoding probable E3 ubiquitin-protein ligase RHC1A isoform X1 has product MALFYQIHSFLYNTLAWEGAKMSSHWCYNCQEPVSLTGPNLVCANCERGFVQELDDAISTNTSRPGYMEALSNFLRQQRSEAIDGNSLLVFSGDTPVRMPGILEFLNETLGFRRETGGDYIVGPGVEEFLQHVTQSDQRVPPPASRSSIDALPTIKILKKHVRADSTCAVCREDFQLGSPVRKLPCKHLYHSDCIVPWLEQRASCPVCRQELITQQLGNNDCNSHNLWGQIRRSRRWSRRWSRREETPAAAAAAEAESQGTRRRRRWSFLWPFRSSRSNSNRGETVEPIPVPYYEHNQHEDYSYWPFEY; this is encoded by the coding sequence ATGGCCTTGTTTTACCAGATTCAttcatttttgtataataCCTTAGCTTGGGAAGGAGCAAAGATGTCGAGTCATTGGTGTTATAATTGCCAGGAACCTGTTTCTCTCACTGGCCCCAATCTGGTTTGTGCCAACTGTGAAAGAGGCTTCGTTCAAGAGCTCGATGATGCAATTAGTACGAACACCTCTAGGCCGGGGTATATGGAAGCCCTCTCGAATTTCCTCAGGCAGCAAAGGTCGGAGGCGATTGATGGCAATTCACTTCTCGTGTTTAGTGGAGACACGCCGGTTAGAATGCCTGGCATTTTGGAGTTTCTCAATGAGACTCTTGGTTTCAGACGGGAAACCGGGGGTGACTATATTGTAGGACCGGGAGTCGAGGAGTTTCTCCAACATGTGACGCAGAGTGATCAACGCGTGCCTCCCCCGGCCTCAAGATCCTCCATTGATGCCTTACCAACCATCAAGATTTTGAAGAAGCATGTTCGTGCTGACTCGACCTGTGCTGTTTGCAGAGAAGATTTCCAACTGGGATCCCCGGTGAGGAAGTTACCGTGCAAGCATTTGTACCACTCGGATTGTATAGTGCCATGGTTAGAGCAACGAGCTTCGTGTCCAGTCTGTCGCCAGGAGCTGATCACTCAGCAACTAGGCAACAACGACTGCAATAGTCACAACTTGTGGGGCCAAATCCGAAGAAGCAGAAGGTGGAGCAGGAGATGGAGTCGGAGAGAGGAAAcaccagcagcagcagcagcagcagaagCAGAGAGTCAGGGAACGcgaaggaggaggaggtggtCTTTCTTGTGGCCTTTTCGTTCATCTCGGTCCAATTCTAACCGTGGTGAGACAGTCGAACCAATCCCAGTTCCATACTATGAACATAACCAGCATGAAGACTACTCGTACTGGCCTTTTGAATATTGA
- the LOC125194202 gene encoding probable E3 ubiquitin-protein ligase RHC1A isoform X2 has protein sequence MSSHWCYNCQEPVSLTGPNLVCANCERGFVQELDDAISTNTSRPGYMEALSNFLRQQRSEAIDGNSLLVFSGDTPVRMPGILEFLNETLGFRRETGGDYIVGPGVEEFLQHVTQSDQRVPPPASRSSIDALPTIKILKKHVRADSTCAVCREDFQLGSPVRKLPCKHLYHSDCIVPWLEQRASCPVCRQELITQQLGNNDCNSHNLWGQIRRSRRWSRRWSRREETPAAAAAAEAESQGTRRRRRWSFLWPFRSSRSNSNRGETVEPIPVPYYEHNQHEDYSYWPFEY, from the coding sequence ATGTCGAGTCATTGGTGTTATAATTGCCAGGAACCTGTTTCTCTCACTGGCCCCAATCTGGTTTGTGCCAACTGTGAAAGAGGCTTCGTTCAAGAGCTCGATGATGCAATTAGTACGAACACCTCTAGGCCGGGGTATATGGAAGCCCTCTCGAATTTCCTCAGGCAGCAAAGGTCGGAGGCGATTGATGGCAATTCACTTCTCGTGTTTAGTGGAGACACGCCGGTTAGAATGCCTGGCATTTTGGAGTTTCTCAATGAGACTCTTGGTTTCAGACGGGAAACCGGGGGTGACTATATTGTAGGACCGGGAGTCGAGGAGTTTCTCCAACATGTGACGCAGAGTGATCAACGCGTGCCTCCCCCGGCCTCAAGATCCTCCATTGATGCCTTACCAACCATCAAGATTTTGAAGAAGCATGTTCGTGCTGACTCGACCTGTGCTGTTTGCAGAGAAGATTTCCAACTGGGATCCCCGGTGAGGAAGTTACCGTGCAAGCATTTGTACCACTCGGATTGTATAGTGCCATGGTTAGAGCAACGAGCTTCGTGTCCAGTCTGTCGCCAGGAGCTGATCACTCAGCAACTAGGCAACAACGACTGCAATAGTCACAACTTGTGGGGCCAAATCCGAAGAAGCAGAAGGTGGAGCAGGAGATGGAGTCGGAGAGAGGAAAcaccagcagcagcagcagcagcagaagCAGAGAGTCAGGGAACGcgaaggaggaggaggtggtCTTTCTTGTGGCCTTTTCGTTCATCTCGGTCCAATTCTAACCGTGGTGAGACAGTCGAACCAATCCCAGTTCCATACTATGAACATAACCAGCATGAAGACTACTCGTACTGGCCTTTTGAATATTGA